From one Triticum urartu cultivar G1812 chromosome 3, Tu2.1, whole genome shotgun sequence genomic stretch:
- the LOC125545654 gene encoding probable endo-1,3(4)-beta-glucanase ARB_01444, with the protein MERRKMAQVATYVAVALAAFLFWQSTRSPAPTPTPTPSPGASVFPRAESAVLPDTARFFAPHLLTAPLPTSSFFQNFALNDGDQPEYIHPYLVKSAAGGLKVCYPKSVHSPSFHAQAFVADLTLSSPSDADAAAGAGWRHHIAAFDDLSVTLDFSRSLRAFLVRGSPFVTVSTMCARCPVDISIASVHAFLEAAPRDDSLTRWRLRMNSGQTFLLYASAPIRLSMSSVTRLAAPGFLGVIRVAFLPDAAMEAVLDRYSGRYPTAGVAALDRPFSVDYAWCTQGSGDLLMLAHPLHLRLLSKDSRVRVLDDFRYRSIDGDLVGVVGDAWALRTDPVFPTWHSTRGISEDGVPEIVAALRKDVDELASSPITTTSSYFYGKAVARAARLALIAEEVGCPDVIPAVHRFLNATVTPWLDGSFEGNGFLYDPKWGGLVTRQGMTDTGADFGFGVYNDHHYHLGYFVYAIAVLAKIDPAWGREYMPQACSMVADFMTLSRGAGASYPRLRTFDLWKLHSWAGGLTEFGDGRNQESTSEAVNAYYSAALLGLSYGDKHLVSAAATLTALEMLAAQTWWHIREGDAIYEDDFTSNNRLVGVVWANKRDSGLWFAPPEWKECRLGIQLLPIVPISEALFPDAGFVKELVSWTAPALARDGVGDGWKGFVYALEGVYDKESALAKTRALASHNDGNTLTNLLWWLHSRGSPGADIAAVGVAGAVAVDAAGGTAHGMLLDMLAAEESLASA; encoded by the coding sequence ATGGAGAGGAGGAAGATGGCGCAGGTCGCCACGTACGTCGCGGTGGCGCTCGCCGCGTTCCTCTTCTGGCAGTCCACGCGCAGCCCCGCCCCcacgccgacgccgacgccgtCCCCGGGGGCCTCCGTGTTCCCGCGGGCGGAGTCGGCGGTGCTCCCGGACACGGCCCGCTTCTTCGCCCCGCACCTTCTCACCGCGCCGCTCCCCACCAGCTCCTTCTTCCAGAACTTCGCGCTCAACGACGGGGACCAGCCCGAGTACATCCACCCCTACCTGGTCAAGTCCGCCGCGGGGGGGCTCAAGGTGTGCTACCCCAAGAGCGTCCACTCCCCGTCCTTCCACGCCCAGGCCTTCGTCGCCGACCTCACCCTCTCCTCCCCGTCCGACGCCGACGCCGCGGCCGGGGCCGGATGGCGCCACCACATCGCCGCCTTCGACGACCTCTCCGTCACCCTCGACTTCTCCCGGTCGCTGCGCGCGTTCCTCGTCCGCGGCAGCCCCTTCGTCACCGTCTCCACCATGTGCGCCCGTTGCCCCGTCGACATCTCCATCGCCTCCGTCCACGCCTTCCTCGAGGCCGCCCCCCGCGACGACTCGCTCACCAGGTGGCGCCTCCGGATGAACAGCGGCCAGACCTTCCTCCTCTACGCCTCCGCGCCGATCCGCCTGTCCATGTCCAGCGTCACGCGGCTCGCGGCGCCCGGCTTCCTTGGCGTCATCCGCGTCGCATTCCTGCCCGACGCGGCCATGGAGGCCGTGCTCGACCGGTACAGCGGCCGCTACCCGACGGCCGGGGTGGCCGCGCTGGACCGCCCCTTCTCCGTCGACTACGCCTGGTGCACGCAGGGGTCGGGGGACCTGCTCATGCTCGCCCACCCGCTCCACCTCCGGCTGCTCTCCAAGGACAGCCGCGTCCGGGTGCTCGACGACTTCAGGTACCGCAGCATCGACGGCGACCTGGTCGGCGTCGTCGGCGACGCCTGGGCTCTGAGGACCGACCCGGTGTTCCCCACCTGGCATTCCACCCGGGGCATCAGCGAGGACGGGGTGCCCGAGATCGTGGCCGCGCTGCGCAAGGACGTGGATGAGCTCGCCTCCAGCCCCATCACGACCACCTCGTCCTACTTCTACGGCAAGGCGGTCGCCAGGGCCGCGAGGCTGGCGTTGATCGCCGAGGAGGTCGGGTGCCCCGACGTCATCCCGGCGGTGCACCGGTTCCTGAATGCCACCGTCACGCCCTGGCTGGACGGCAGCTTCGAGGGCAATGGCTTCCTGTACGATCCCAAGTGGGGCGGCCTCGTCACTCGGCAGGGGATGACGGACACCGGCGCCGACTTCGGCTTCGGGGTCTACAACGACCACCACTACCACCTGGGCTACTTCGTGTACGCCATTGCTGTGCTCGCCAAGATCGACCCGGCCTGGGGGCGCGAGTACATGCCGCAGGCCTGCTCCATGGTCGCCGATTTCATGACGCTGTCGCGAGGAGCCGGCGCGAGCTACCCGAGGCTGAGGACGTTTGATCTCTGGAAGCTGCATTCCTGGGCCGGGGGCCTGACGGAGTTCGGCGACGGGCGCAACCAGGAGAGCACCAGCGAGGCCGTCAACGCCTACTACTCCGCCGCGCTCCTCGGGCTGAGCTACGGGGACAAACACCTCGTCTCCGCCGCGGCCACGCTCACCGCGCTCGAGATGCTGGCGGCGCAGACATGGTGGCACATCCGTGAGGGCGACGCGATCTACGAGGACGACTTCACCAGCAACAACCGCCTCGTCGGCGTCGTGTGGGCCAACAAAAGGGACAGCGGCCTCTGGTTCGCGCCGCCGGAGTGGAAGGAGTGCAGGCTGGGCATCCAGCTCCTGCCGATCGTGCCCATCAGCGAGGCCCTCTTCCCGGACGCCGGCTTCGTCAAGGAGCTGGTGAGCTGGACCGCGCCGGCGTTGGCCAGGGACGGCGTCGGCGACGGGTGGAAGGGGTTCGTGTACGCCTTGGAGGGGGTCTATGACAAGGAGTCGGCGCTGGCCAAGACGAGGGCGCTGGCGTCGCACAACGACGGCAACACGCTGACCAACCTGCTGTGGTGGCTCCACAGCCGCGGCTCGCCGGGCGCCGACATTGCTGCTGTTGGTGTCGCCGGTGCGGTCGCCGTTGATGCTGCTGGTGGTACTGCTCATGGAATGCTCTTGGATATGCTCGCGGCGGAAGAATCTCTGGCTTCAGCGTGA
- the LOC125545655 gene encoding magnesium transporter MRS2-F, with protein sequence MRPTATGPGGGVVRRKAGAAAAAAAASREWLVVPASGRARVEEAGKHAVMARTGLPARDLRVLDPLLSYPSTILGRERAIVVNLERVKAVITAAEVLLPNSKDPDFARFVRDLQARVLAYSADQAAEFTDMDGESSAIASPFPAPSSSKGHELEMAKRTPNAVGEMTHSSSVPTLTAMKDGSTKVLPFEFRALEVCLESACRSLEEETVTLEKEAYPALDELTSKISTLNLERVRQIKSRLVAISGRVQKVRDELEHLLDDEMDMAEMYLTEKLAREDISETSSRVEVDDHDHDHDPSQLEEDMDEDYRSEPAGTASNGSSIGYKPNIEELEMLLEAYFVQIDGTLNKLSHLREYVDDTEDYINIMLDDKQNQLLQMGVMLSTATVVITAGVAVVGLFGMNIGISLYNPVGEEQTRAAHVKFWETTFGTIAGCTILYVIAMGWGKRSGLLQ encoded by the exons ATGAGGCCCACAGCGACGGGGCCGGGCGGCGGCGTGGTGAGGCGGAAGGCGGGGGCGGCCgccgccgcggcggcggcgagccgGGAGTGGCTGGTGGTGCCGGCGTCGGGGcgggcgcgggtggaggaggccgGGAAGCACGCGGTGATGGCGCGTACGGGGCTGCCGGCGCGGGACCTGAGGGTGCTCGACCCGCTGCTGTCCTACCCGTCCACGATCCTCGGCCGCGAGCGCGCCATCGTCGTCAACCTCGAGCGCGTCAAGGCCGTCATCACCGCCGCCGAGGTGCTGCTCCCCAACTCCAAGGACCCCGACTTCGCGCGCTTCGTCCGCGACCTCCAGGCCCGCGTGCTCGCTTACTCCGCGGACCAG GCTGCAGAGTTTACTGATATGGATGGTGAATCATCTGCAATTGCTTCACCATTTCCTGCTCCTAGTTCATCTAAAGGACATGAACTGGAGATGGCTAAGAGGACTCCTAATGCGGTGGGTGAAATGACTCACAGCAGCAGTGTGCCCACATTGACTGCTATGAAAGATGGAAGCACCAAGGTTTTACCCTTTGAATTCCGTGCGCTTGAAGTGTGTCTCGAGTCAGCTTGTAGATCTCTGGAAGAGGAG ACTGTGACTCTGGAGAAAGAGGCATATCCAGCATTGGATGAGCTAACTTCAAAGATCAGTACCCTGAATCTTGAGCGAGTTAGGCAAATTAAGAGCCGGCTGGTGGCAATCTCTGGACGCGTGCAGAAG GTGAGGGATGAGCTTGAGCATCTATTGGACGATGAAATGGATATGGCCGAAATGTACTTGACAGAAAAACTTGCTCGAGAAGATATCAGTGAGACTTCATCTAGAGTTGAGGTTGATGATCATGATCATGATCATGACCCATCTCAGTTGGAGGAGGATAT GGATGAGGATTATCGAAGCGAGCCAGCTGGAACTGCAAGCAATGGCAGCTCTATTGGTTATAAGCCCAACATTGAAGAACTGGAGATGCTTTTAGAGGCCTACTTTGTGCAAATTGACGGTACACTAAATAAGCTTTCGCAT CTGAGGGAGTATGTTGATGACACCGAGGATTACATCAACATAATGTTGGACGACAAGCAGAATCAGCTTCTACAGATGGGGGTCATGCTCTCGACCGCGACGGTTGTCATTACTGCCGGAGTGGCTGTCGTTGGTCTTTTCGGGATGAACATTGGCATCTCTCTTTACAATCCCGTAGGCGAGGAGCAGACGCGAGCAGCACATGTTAAGTTTTGGGAAACCACTTTCGGCACCATTGCTGGGTGCACGATCCTGTATGTAATAGCCATGGGCTGGGGGAAGAGAAGCGGGCTATTGCAATGA